Proteins encoded together in one Undibacterium sp. CCC3.4 window:
- the bamC gene encoding outer membrane protein assembly factor BamC: MAKSFVAKNGIIGVLAIAGLSACSSVGNLIEPNKIDYKSAAKATSISLDVPPDLTQIARDNRFAVPDANKSSATASGYNLEKGNKVSVSSAVVAPTKVNDMRIVRSGSERWLVVKQTPEALWPQLKDFWQELGFLVNVENQQTGVMETDWAENRAKIPQDLLRNTLGKVLDSLYSTGERDKFRTRLERGENGEVEIYISHRGAEEVLTGPAKDGSAWTPRAPDPGLEAEFLARLMARLSSDGVASPLAPAAVTAVELKPHSKLIKTADASQVEVDEGFDRAWRRVGLALDRVGFTVEDRDRSQGLYFVRYIDQDIEAKTKGAGDGFFSKLFSSNSDEASKNAQKYRVSVKNAANGESSVVTVLNNDGKVDRSVVAEKILKLLNDQLK, from the coding sequence ATGGCAAAAAGCTTTGTTGCTAAAAACGGCATCATCGGTGTTCTCGCGATCGCGGGACTGAGTGCATGCAGCTCGGTTGGTAATTTGATAGAGCCCAATAAAATCGATTACAAAAGTGCAGCCAAGGCGACCTCTATTTCATTGGATGTTCCCCCTGATTTGACGCAAATCGCGCGCGACAACCGGTTTGCCGTGCCTGATGCAAATAAAAGCAGCGCGACGGCGTCGGGCTACAATCTTGAAAAAGGCAACAAGGTCAGTGTCAGCAGTGCCGTGGTCGCGCCGACTAAAGTCAATGACATGCGTATCGTCCGTTCGGGTTCCGAGCGCTGGTTAGTGGTCAAGCAAACGCCGGAAGCCTTGTGGCCGCAGCTGAAAGATTTTTGGCAAGAACTTGGTTTCCTGGTCAATGTTGAAAATCAGCAAACCGGTGTAATGGAAACCGATTGGGCCGAAAATCGTGCCAAAATCCCACAAGATTTGTTACGTAATACTCTGGGTAAGGTGCTCGATTCGCTGTATTCTACCGGCGAGCGCGATAAATTTCGCACCCGTCTTGAGCGCGGTGAAAACGGCGAAGTTGAAATTTACATCAGCCATCGCGGTGCCGAAGAAGTCTTGACCGGCCCGGCCAAAGACGGTTCGGCCTGGACGCCACGTGCGCCTGATCCAGGGCTGGAAGCAGAATTCTTGGCGCGTCTGATGGCGCGTTTGTCCAGCGACGGCGTCGCATCGCCGTTGGCACCGGCAGCAGTGACAGCGGTCGAACTCAAACCGCATTCGAAGCTGATCAAAACGGCTGACGCCAGTCAAGTTGAAGTCGATGAAGGTTTCGACCGCGCTTGGCGTCGCGTTGGCTTGGCACTCGATCGCGTCGGTTTCACGGTAGAAGATCGCGATCGTTCGCAGGGCTTGTATTTCGTCCGCTACATCGATCAAGATATCGAAGCCAAAACCAAGGGTGCCGGTGATGGTTTCTTCTCCAAACTGTTCTCAAGCAATTCCGACGAAGCGTCTAAAAATGCGCAGAAATATCGCGTCTCGGTCAAAAATGCAGCCAACGGCGAGAGCAGTGTCGTTACCGTACTCAATAACGACGGTAAAGTCGACCGTTCTGTGGTGGCTGAAAAGATCTTGAAATTACTCAACGATCAATTGAAATAA
- a CDS encoding L-threonylcarbamoyladenylate synthase — translation MSQFFQIHPENPQLRLIKQAVQIIGSGGIVAVPTDSCYALVCHLDDKDAVMRMRKIRGVDDKHHLTLLCRDLSEIALYAKVDNRQYRLLKAATPGPYTMILEATKEVPRRLSHPSRKTIGLRVPQNLITQALLAELGQPLLATTLILPDQDEPLTDAELIRAELEKRIELIIDGGACSLVPTTVVDLSGETPQLLRQGSGDVAVFGI, via the coding sequence ATGAGCCAATTCTTTCAAATCCATCCTGAGAATCCGCAACTGCGTTTGATCAAACAAGCGGTGCAAATCATTGGTTCCGGCGGCATTGTCGCCGTCCCCACCGATTCTTGCTACGCGCTGGTGTGCCACCTCGACGATAAAGATGCCGTGATGCGTATGCGAAAGATTCGCGGAGTTGATGATAAGCATCACCTGACTTTATTGTGCCGCGACTTATCCGAGATTGCCTTGTATGCCAAGGTTGATAATCGCCAGTATCGCTTGCTCAAGGCCGCCACGCCGGGACCCTACACCATGATTCTGGAAGCGACCAAGGAAGTGCCGCGCCGCTTGAGTCATCCCTCGCGCAAAACGATAGGCTTGCGCGTGCCGCAAAACCTCATTACTCAGGCTTTACTGGCAGAATTAGGGCAACCCTTATTGGCCACCACACTGATCTTGCCGGATCAAGACGAGCCCTTGACCGATGCCGAGCTGATTCGCGCCGAGTTGGAAAAGCGCATAGAACTCATCATCGACGGCGGAGCCTGCAGTCTGGTGCCAACCACGGTGGTCGATCTGAGTGGCGAGACGCCGCAATTGTTACGTCAAGGAAGCGGCGACGTGGCAGTATTTGGCATATGA
- the htpX gene encoding protease HtpX has protein sequence MKRIVLFLLTNLAVMVVMSVVLSVLGVNRFLTANGLQLGTLLAFSLVVGFTGAFFSLLISKPMAKWSTGARVISAPSSSTELWLVNTVRNLSERAGIQMPEVAVYDGEANAFATGAFKNSALVAVSTGLLESMTKEEVEAVLGHEIAHIANGDMVTMTLIQGVVNTFVVFLARVVGYLVDKTFFRNNDSDRPGIGYMITVFVCEIVFGIAASMIVAWFSRQREFRADAGSARLLGNRLPMIHALARLGGMAPGELPKSMAAAGISDKPGWSALFSSHPPMEQRIAALQNLK, from the coding sequence ATGAAACGTATCGTCTTATTTCTACTGACCAATCTGGCTGTGATGGTGGTGATGTCGGTGGTCTTGTCCGTATTGGGCGTGAACCGCTTTTTGACCGCCAATGGTTTGCAATTGGGAACGCTGCTGGCGTTCTCGCTGGTGGTTGGCTTTACCGGTGCCTTCTTCTCTTTGTTGATCAGTAAGCCTATGGCGAAATGGTCGACTGGCGCACGCGTAATCAGCGCGCCGAGCTCCTCAACGGAATTGTGGCTAGTCAATACCGTGCGCAACTTGTCTGAACGCGCCGGTATACAAATGCCCGAAGTTGCGGTCTACGATGGTGAGGCCAATGCCTTTGCCACCGGTGCCTTTAAAAATTCCGCCTTGGTTGCCGTTTCGACGGGTTTGCTTGAGAGCATGACCAAGGAAGAAGTGGAAGCCGTACTCGGCCATGAAATCGCCCATATTGCTAACGGTGACATGGTGACGATGACTTTGATACAAGGCGTAGTCAATACTTTCGTGGTATTTTTAGCTCGCGTAGTTGGCTACTTGGTCGATAAAACTTTTTTCCGCAACAATGACAGTGATCGCCCTGGCATTGGTTACATGATCACCGTGTTTGTCTGTGAAATCGTGTTCGGTATCGCCGCCTCGATGATCGTTGCCTGGTTTTCGCGCCAGCGCGAATTCCGCGCCGATGCCGGTTCGGCGCGCTTGCTTGGTAACCGCTTGCCGATGATCCATGCGCTCGCGCGCTTGGGTGGTATGGCACCGGGCGAATTGCCAAAATCGATGGCTGCCGCCGGTATCAGTGATAAACCGGGTTGGAGCGCCTTGTTTTCTTCGCATCCACCGATGGAGCAACGTATCGCTGCATTGCAAAATTTGAAATAA
- a CDS encoding site-2 protease family protein, translating to MNDLIQTVLVYALPVIFAITLHEAAHGYAAKHFGDTTAQSQGRLSLNPLVHIDPIGTIVVPVVLYLASGGAFLVGYAKPVPVNFGHLKNPKRDMAWVALAGPAANFVMAFFWLLFGIVLQSMQLSEPYFYKMAEAGVLTNLALLAFNLFPIPPLDGGRIVVSLLPYKMAYQFARIEPYGFFILLGFMFLHLLQFWMTPLMVLSNLLLQLLASPLRMLLGV from the coding sequence ATGAATGATTTAATCCAGACAGTGCTGGTCTATGCCTTGCCGGTGATTTTTGCCATTACCTTGCACGAGGCTGCGCACGGCTATGCGGCCAAACATTTCGGCGATACGACCGCACAAAGTCAAGGGCGACTCAGTCTCAACCCGCTCGTGCATATCGATCCTATCGGCACCATTGTTGTTCCGGTAGTCTTGTACTTGGCCAGCGGCGGGGCTTTTTTGGTCGGTTATGCCAAGCCAGTGCCGGTCAATTTCGGGCATCTGAAAAATCCTAAACGCGACATGGCGTGGGTTGCTTTGGCCGGCCCGGCGGCCAACTTCGTCATGGCATTTTTCTGGTTGCTGTTCGGCATCGTGCTGCAATCGATGCAATTGAGTGAGCCGTATTTTTACAAAATGGCCGAAGCCGGCGTCTTGACCAATTTAGCCCTGTTGGCGTTTAACTTATTTCCTATCCCGCCGCTCGATGGCGGCCGCATCGTCGTCAGTTTGTTGCCCTACAAAATGGCTTACCAATTTGCGCGCATCGAGCCGTATGGCTTTTTCATCTTGCTTGGTTTCATGTTTTTGCACTTGCTGCAATTTTGGATGACGCCACTGATGGTCCTCAGTAACTTGCTGCTGCAATTGCTGGCCTCACCCTTACGTATGTTGCTGGGCGTGTGA
- a CDS encoding fumarate hydratase, protein MTVIKRDDLIESVAAALQYISYYHPADYIAHLARAYESEQSPAAKDAIAQILTNSRMCAEGRRPICQDTGIVNVFLKIGMGVRFEGFTGSITDAVNEGVRQAYNNADNKLRASIVADPLFDRKNTQDNTPAVVHMELVPGNTVDVKVAAKGGGSENKSKFVMLNPSDSLIDWVMKTVPTMGAGWCPPGMLGIGIGGTAEKAMLMAKESLMDDIDMYELKQRGPRNKTEELRIELCDKVNALGIGAQGLGGLTTVLDVKINMYPTHAASKPVAMIPNCAATRHAHFVLDGSGPTYIEPPKLSDWPDVHWLPDTEKSQRVDLNNLTKAEVASWKPGQTLLLNGKMLTGRDAAHKRIQEMLAKGESLPVDFTNRVIYYVGPVDPVRDEAVGPAGPTTATRMDKFTDMMLEQTGLISMIGKAERGPVAIESIKRHQSAYLMAVGGAAYLVSKAIKSATVVGFADLGMEAIYEFDVVDMPVTVAVDANGTSVHNTGPREWQAKIGIIALNPA, encoded by the coding sequence ATGACAGTCATCAAACGAGACGACCTGATCGAATCCGTAGCAGCAGCGCTGCAATACATCAGCTATTACCACCCGGCCGATTATATCGCCCATCTGGCACGCGCCTATGAGAGTGAGCAAAGCCCGGCGGCGAAAGATGCGATTGCCCAGATTCTCACCAATTCGCGCATGTGTGCTGAGGGCCGTCGTCCGATTTGCCAAGATACCGGCATCGTCAATGTCTTCCTGAAAATCGGCATGGGTGTACGTTTCGAAGGTTTTACCGGCTCCATCACCGACGCCGTCAATGAAGGCGTACGCCAAGCGTATAACAATGCCGACAATAAACTGCGCGCATCGATCGTTGCCGACCCGCTGTTTGATCGTAAAAATACACAAGACAATACCCCGGCCGTGGTGCACATGGAATTAGTTCCAGGCAATACCGTCGATGTCAAAGTAGCGGCCAAGGGTGGTGGCTCTGAAAACAAAAGCAAGTTCGTCATGCTCAACCCATCCGATTCTTTGATCGACTGGGTCATGAAAACCGTGCCGACCATGGGTGCCGGCTGGTGTCCACCGGGCATGCTCGGCATAGGCATAGGCGGCACAGCCGAAAAAGCCATGCTGATGGCGAAAGAATCCTTGATGGATGACATCGACATGTATGAACTCAAACAACGTGGCCCACGCAACAAGACCGAAGAATTACGCATAGAATTGTGCGACAAGGTGAATGCCTTGGGCATCGGTGCCCAAGGCCTGGGTGGTTTGACCACTGTGCTCGACGTCAAGATCAATATGTACCCGACCCACGCGGCTTCGAAACCGGTCGCGATGATTCCAAATTGCGCCGCCACCCGCCACGCACATTTCGTGCTTGATGGTTCCGGCCCGACGTATATTGAACCACCGAAATTATCCGACTGGCCTGATGTGCATTGGCTGCCCGATACAGAAAAATCCCAACGCGTTGATCTCAACAACTTGACCAAGGCTGAAGTGGCGTCATGGAAACCTGGCCAGACTTTGCTGTTGAACGGGAAAATGCTGACCGGTCGCGATGCTGCCCACAAGCGTATTCAAGAAATGCTGGCCAAAGGCGAAAGCTTGCCGGTCGATTTCACCAACCGCGTGATTTACTATGTCGGCCCGGTCGATCCGGTGCGCGATGAAGCGGTCGGCCCAGCCGGCCCAACCACAGCTACCCGCATGGATAAATTCACCGACATGATGCTCGAGCAAACCGGTCTCATTTCCATGATAGGCAAGGCCGAACGCGGCCCAGTTGCGATCGAATCGATCAAGCGCCACCAATCTGCCTATCTGATGGCTGTCGGTGGTGCCGCCTACTTGGTATCGAAAGCGATCAAGTCGGCTACCGTAGTCGGCTTTGCCGATCTCGGCATGGAAGCGATTTACGAATTTGATGTTGTCGACATGCCAGTGACGGTAGCGGTCGATGCCAACGGCACCTCGGTACACAATACCGGCCCGCGCGAATGGCAAGCGAAAATCGGCATCATTGCACTCAATCCAGCCTGA
- the dapA gene encoding 4-hydroxy-tetrahydrodipicolinate synthase: MTNIQGSLVAIVTPMHADGSLDLPCLRKLIDWHIAEGTDGIVIVGTTGESPTVSVEEHCELIRVAVEHAAKRVPIIAGSGGNSTAEAIALTKFAKQAGADASLQVVPYYNRPTQEGMYQHFKAIAQAVDLPIILYNVPGRTVADMANETIVRLAQIPGIIGVKDATGNIARGIELLSLVPAGFAVYSGDDATAMALMFCGGQGNISVTANVAPRAMHELCVAAMAGDTAKAIAINNSVLSLHSKLFIEPNPLPVKWALQEMGLIPSGLRLPLVTMAEQYHATVRTALREAGILK; encoded by the coding sequence ATGACAAACATACAGGGTAGTCTGGTTGCTATTGTGACCCCTATGCACGCCGATGGCAGTCTTGATTTGCCTTGCTTGCGTAAATTAATCGACTGGCATATTGCCGAAGGCACCGATGGGATCGTGATAGTCGGTACCACCGGCGAGTCGCCGACCGTGTCGGTCGAAGAGCATTGTGAACTCATTCGTGTGGCAGTCGAACATGCCGCCAAGCGCGTGCCGATTATCGCCGGTTCCGGTGGTAATTCGACCGCCGAAGCGATCGCGCTGACCAAGTTCGCCAAACAAGCGGGTGCCGATGCCTCGCTGCAAGTTGTGCCTTACTACAACCGTCCTACTCAGGAAGGCATGTACCAGCACTTCAAAGCCATCGCGCAAGCGGTCGACCTGCCGATTATTCTGTATAACGTGCCGGGACGTACCGTGGCCGATATGGCGAATGAAACCATCGTTCGCTTGGCGCAAATTCCTGGCATTATTGGTGTCAAAGATGCCACCGGCAATATCGCCCGCGGCATCGAATTGCTCAGCCTGGTGCCGGCTGGTTTTGCCGTGTATTCCGGTGATGATGCCACGGCTATGGCCTTGATGTTCTGCGGTGGTCAAGGCAATATTTCCGTCACGGCCAATGTCGCACCACGCGCCATGCACGAATTGTGTGTCGCGGCGATGGCTGGCGATACTGCCAAGGCAATTGCTATTAATAATTCTGTTTTATCCTTGCACAGCAAGTTGTTCATCGAACCTAATCCTTTGCCGGTAAAATGGGCGCTGCAGGAAATGGGTTTGATCCCGTCAGGCTTGCGTTTACCCTTGGTGACGATGGCTGAGCAATATCACGCAACAGTACGCACAGCTTTGCGCGAAGCAGGTATATTAAAATAA
- a CDS encoding 3',5'-nucleoside bisphosphate phosphatase — MSALALNVDFHSHSTISDGVLTPAALAARAAANGVAVWALTDHDEVSGVAAARAAAAELGMGFVAGVEISITWAASTIHIVGLGIDETNPALLQGLLRTRSGREQRAREMAADLAARAGIDGVYEGALKYVGNPDLISRSHFARYLTEIGACASVSEVFKKYLSEGKPGYVPHRWASLSDALSWIQGAGGVAVVAHPGRYDLSEVARDCFFREFRALGGSAIETVTGSHSVDQYEEYTRIANQYGFLVSRGSDFHSPDDAEVDIGRLPAMPKLSKPVWQDWFSA, encoded by the coding sequence ATGTCTGCTCTCGCTCTTAATGTCGATTTTCACAGTCATTCCACTATTTCCGATGGCGTCTTGACGCCGGCTGCCTTAGCGGCCCGCGCTGCCGCCAACGGTGTCGCGGTGTGGGCCTTGACCGATCATGATGAAGTCAGCGGTGTCGCTGCCGCGCGCGCTGCGGCTGCTGAGCTGGGTATGGGGTTTGTGGCGGGGGTGGAAATTTCCATTACTTGGGCCGCGAGCACGATTCATATTGTCGGCCTCGGTATCGATGAAACCAATCCGGCCCTGTTGCAGGGCTTGTTACGCACCCGTTCCGGCCGCGAACAACGGGCGCGCGAAATGGCCGCCGATTTGGCGGCGCGCGCCGGCATCGATGGCGTATACGAAGGTGCGCTGAAATACGTTGGCAACCCCGACTTGATCTCACGTTCGCATTTCGCCCGTTACCTGACCGAGATCGGTGCCTGTGCTTCGGTTTCCGAAGTCTTTAAAAAATATTTAAGTGAAGGTAAGCCTGGTTATGTGCCGCACCGCTGGGCCAGCCTCAGTGACGCCCTCAGTTGGATACAGGGTGCCGGCGGCGTTGCCGTGGTGGCGCATCCTGGTCGCTATGATTTGAGCGAGGTCGCGCGCGATTGCTTTTTCCGTGAATTCCGCGCACTCGGTGGCAGTGCCATAGAAACCGTGACTGGCAGTCATAGCGTCGATCAATACGAAGAATATACCCGGATTGCCAATCAATATGGCTTTCTGGTGTCGCGCGGTTCAGACTTTCATTCGCCGGATGACGCCGAAGTCGATATCGGGCGCTTGCCGGCCATGCCTAAATTATCCAAACCAGTATGGCAAGATTGGTTCTCCGCTTGA
- a CDS encoding methyltransferase domain-containing protein, which yields MLINPTVAAPAAWVLRFLPLLPAGLVLDLACGSGRHTRCLLERGHAVLALDRDVAVLSALQLAGARTMQHDLEAGGLDWPFAAKQFAAIVVSNYLHRPLFPLLLDSLQEGGVLIYQTFAIGNAAFGKPSNPDFLLHQGELLAHLAADSSMQVIAYEHGYVSTPKPAVVQRICARKGGDGARPSALCS from the coding sequence TTGCTGATCAATCCGACAGTGGCTGCGCCGGCGGCTTGGGTGCTGCGCTTCTTACCGCTGCTGCCGGCTGGCTTGGTGCTCGATCTGGCCTGCGGCAGTGGACGGCATACCCGCTGCTTACTCGAGCGTGGTCATGCCGTGCTGGCCTTGGATCGCGATGTTGCCGTGCTCTCAGCGTTGCAGCTCGCTGGTGCGCGGACCATGCAGCATGATCTCGAAGCCGGTGGGCTGGATTGGCCATTCGCTGCCAAGCAATTTGCTGCCATCGTCGTCAGTAATTATCTACATCGGCCCTTGTTTCCGCTGCTGCTCGATAGCTTGCAGGAGGGCGGAGTGTTGATTTATCAAACTTTCGCCATAGGCAACGCGGCCTTCGGCAAGCCCTCGAATCCTGATTTCTTATTGCATCAGGGTGAATTATTGGCACATCTGGCAGCCGATTCTTCCATGCAGGTGATCGCCTACGAACACGGTTACGTGAGTACGCCGAAGCCGGCTGTGGTGCAGCGTATTTGCGCGCGCAAGGGCGGGGATGGGGCGCGACCATCGGCTTTATGTTCATAG
- a CDS encoding TonB-dependent receptor plug domain-containing protein, with protein sequence MPISSRFSPVFIAVLAVTMSGVDAQVLTPAENKRSDSVGSEFKPLKKTPPVEIEAVQKVVIDGGRNEDDVRRQSTAAKMIFGREELDRNGDTNLADVLKRLPGVSIGGRAGRGGDIRMRGMGNGYTQILINGERAPRGFSMDSLTPDQVERIEIIRGAVAEFSAQAIAGTINIVLREEYKQKNTDLKLSLAAEQDRLAPNVSLTYPGEIGSLSYTLSASLFQNRQADTGTTDSHETGSDGATTLIQKESDQSRRRSSGGNFTPRFKYTFSNGDALTVQPFLMSSRSNSDGSSQVDQIYRSPSLVTLPPYAFAANSGSTESTFFRLFGDWQHKFDDNGKLVVKFGGGYGQNDSASLSNQYDGAGKLQNVVSVNNHTRDQSLKNGGKYSLPIGSGQTFAAGWDAEIGRRTESSISLNNGRPQFDDSGDDLSASTRRLALFVQDEFDINAQFSAYAGLRWEGIATTSSLSNGQAIDNRSRVLSPILHGVWRLSEASKDQIRLSYATTYRAPTLNDLIAVPSISNLNSPTRPDRTGNPLLKPELSKGIDLAFEHYLTRSGLISANLFVRQIDDLMRRTTQLVASASGPRWVSTPLNIGSATTKGIELEAKFQLQEFFPEGPAIDVRSNYSRFWSNVDDIPGPNNKIDQQPGQLANFGLDYRPRGLPLTVGANLNWTPAYQTQSSLTQLSSTGRKRQLDVYGLWRISPSLQVRLSANNLRPDEAVSSSEVNLGGIDHLDNVFSQTYTTYNLRVEMKL encoded by the coding sequence ATGCCTATTTCCTCCCGATTTTCTCCTGTGTTCATCGCGGTATTGGCTGTGACGATGTCGGGCGTAGATGCGCAGGTACTGACACCAGCCGAAAACAAGCGGAGCGACAGCGTCGGTAGTGAGTTTAAGCCGCTTAAAAAAACCCCGCCGGTCGAAATTGAGGCAGTGCAGAAAGTGGTCATCGATGGCGGGCGTAATGAAGACGATGTTCGCCGCCAGTCGACTGCGGCCAAAATGATTTTCGGCCGTGAAGAACTCGATCGCAATGGTGATACCAATCTTGCTGATGTGCTCAAACGCTTGCCGGGTGTGAGTATCGGTGGGCGCGCCGGGCGCGGTGGCGATATTCGTATGCGCGGCATGGGCAATGGTTATACCCAGATTTTGATCAACGGCGAGCGCGCCCCGCGTGGCTTTTCCATGGATAGTCTCACGCCTGACCAAGTGGAGCGGATCGAGATCATTCGCGGTGCCGTGGCAGAATTCAGTGCGCAAGCAATCGCCGGCACGATCAATATTGTTTTGCGTGAAGAATACAAACAAAAGAATACCGACCTGAAACTCTCACTGGCTGCCGAGCAAGATCGGCTCGCGCCGAATGTCTCACTCACGTATCCCGGTGAAATCGGCAGCCTCAGCTACACCCTCAGTGCTTCGCTGTTCCAGAATCGGCAAGCCGATACCGGCACTACCGACTCGCACGAGACCGGCAGCGACGGGGCGACCACACTGATTCAAAAGGAAAGCGACCAAAGCCGACGCCGTAGCAGCGGTGGTAATTTTACCCCGCGTTTCAAATACACTTTCAGTAATGGCGACGCCTTGACAGTACAACCATTCCTGATGAGCTCACGCAGTAACTCGGATGGCAGCAGTCAGGTCGATCAAATTTATCGTTCCCCGAGCTTGGTGACCCTGCCACCGTATGCGTTTGCCGCCAACAGCGGCAGTACCGAGTCGACGTTTTTCCGTCTTTTCGGTGATTGGCAGCATAAGTTCGATGACAATGGCAAGTTGGTGGTGAAGTTCGGCGGCGGCTATGGTCAAAACGACTCGGCTTCACTGAGTAATCAGTATGATGGGGCCGGTAAGCTGCAAAATGTGGTCAGCGTGAATAATCACACGCGCGATCAAAGCCTGAAAAATGGCGGCAAGTACAGCTTGCCGATTGGTTCTGGGCAAACCTTTGCCGCCGGTTGGGATGCCGAAATAGGGCGCCGTACCGAGAGCAGTATTTCACTCAATAATGGCCGGCCGCAATTCGACGATTCCGGCGATGATCTGAGTGCCAGCACGCGCCGCTTGGCACTGTTCGTGCAAGATGAATTTGATATTAATGCACAATTCTCCGCCTATGCCGGTTTGCGCTGGGAAGGCATTGCCACCACCAGCAGCTTATCCAATGGCCAGGCGATCGATAATCGCAGTCGGGTCTTGAGTCCGATCTTACACGGCGTCTGGCGCTTGTCCGAGGCCAGCAAAGATCAGATACGCTTGAGCTACGCCACCACTTACCGTGCACCGACACTCAATGATTTGATTGCCGTTCCAAGTATTTCCAATCTCAATAGTCCGACTCGGCCCGATCGCACCGGTAATCCTCTGCTGAAACCGGAACTATCGAAAGGCATAGATTTAGCATTTGAGCATTATCTGACGCGATCGGGTTTGATCAGCGCCAACCTGTTTGTGCGCCAGATCGATGATCTGATGCGTCGCACCACGCAATTGGTGGCTAGCGCCAGCGGTCCGCGCTGGGTGTCGACCCCGCTCAATATCGGATCGGCCACCACCAAAGGCATAGAGTTGGAAGCGAAATTTCAGTTGCAAGAGTTTTTCCCAGAAGGGCCGGCGATTGATGTGCGCAGTAATTACAGCCGTTTCTGGTCGAATGTCGATGATATTCCCGGTCCGAACAATAAAATCGACCAGCAGCCGGGGCAATTGGCCAACTTCGGGCTCGATTACCGGCCACGCGGCCTGCCGCTGACCGTCGGGGCTAACCTGAACTGGACGCCGGCCTATCAAACCCAAAGCAGTTTGACACAACTCAGCAGCACCGGTCGCAAACGCCAACTCGACGTATATGGTTTATGGCGCATCTCACCGTCGCTGCAAGTGCGGCTGTCGGCCAATAATTTACGCCCCGATGAGGCGGTGAGTAGCAGTGAAGTCAATCTCGGCGGCATTGATCACCTCGATAATGTGTTTTCGCAGACTTATACTACTTACAATTTACGAGTGGAAATGAAATTGTAA
- the murI gene encoding glutamate racemase, protein MQQQPTAPVGIFDSGVGGLSVLQHVRSTLPYETLLYVADSAFAPYGEKTAAQITARCLLIAEFFQRHAIKALVVACNTATAAAITVLRQRYPDLIIVGIEPGLKPAALLSKNKRVGVLATSATLHSEKFKNLQQALLSSGVSFELRAGVGLVEMIEQDQLHTATTRALLSAHLAPLLAAGIDTLVLGCTHYPFATTLINDIIASQRYPALSLVDTGLAVALQLQRLLQQTGLAATKPPPTAPLRAYTSADCQAFEQALLRLLKIAAPEVRVAPLNLGMS, encoded by the coding sequence ATGCAGCAGCAGCCAACGGCGCCGGTAGGCATCTTCGATTCCGGCGTCGGTGGCTTGTCGGTGCTGCAGCATGTGCGCAGCACCCTGCCGTATGAAACGCTGCTGTATGTAGCCGATTCGGCCTTTGCCCCGTATGGCGAAAAAACCGCGGCGCAAATCACTGCGCGCTGCCTGTTGATCGCCGAGTTTTTCCAGCGTCATGCAATCAAAGCCTTGGTCGTGGCATGCAATACTGCCACGGCAGCGGCGATTACCGTGTTACGCCAGCGCTACCCGGACTTAATCATTGTCGGCATCGAACCGGGCTTGAAACCGGCCGCCTTGTTGAGCAAAAATAAACGCGTCGGTGTGCTGGCGACCAGTGCCACCTTACACAGCGAAAAGTTTAAAAATCTGCAACAAGCATTACTTAGCTCCGGCGTCAGCTTCGAACTGCGCGCCGGCGTCGGCCTGGTAGAAATGATCGAGCAAGATCAGCTACATACCGCCACCACCCGCGCCCTGCTGAGCGCGCATCTGGCGCCGCTACTGGCTGCAGGCATCGATACCTTGGTGCTCGGCTGCACCCACTACCCGTTCGCCACTACGCTCATCAATGACATCATAGCCAGTCAGCGCTACCCTGCCCTCAGCTTGGTCGATACCGGTCTGGCAGTCGCCTTACAATTGCAACGATTACTACAACAAACTGGTCTCGCCGCTACCAAGCCCCCCCCGACAGCACCGCTGCGCGCGTATACCAGCGCAGACTGCCAAGCATTCGAGCAAGCCTTGCTACGCTTATTGAAAATCGCTGCCCCTGAGGTTCGTGTTGCGCCGCTGAATTTAGGTATGAGCTAG